One part of the Humulus lupulus chromosome 9, drHumLupu1.1, whole genome shotgun sequence genome encodes these proteins:
- the LOC133800612 gene encoding urease accessory protein D isoform X4: METGRVAVEKVGGKSIVTRCYSKYPLKFIVPNKVGNSKTDAVWIYSLTYGGGIVSGDSISCNFTVGDGCTAVLTTQASTKVYKSMGSKCSEQVLEARVGSDALLAIIPDPVTCFSTARYTQKQIFRMVGDSSLLVVDWVTSGRHESGEKWDFDMYKSTNNIFLEDDEPLFLDTMLLEKGSISSIAERMQDYQVIAMVVFWGPKMKHIQNQVQEDVRKIMTEQLQFSSPASVHKRKRNSNHCINQPNFIASSSVFGSEHLKFLKTKIKISLLVVM, from the exons atgGAAACGGGAAGAGTGGCGGTTGAGAAAGTTGGAGGAAAGTCAATAGTGACAAGATGCTATTCAAAGTATCCCTTAAAATTCATAGTACCCAACAAG GTGGGTAACTCCAAAACGGATGCTGTTTGGATTTATAGCCTCACCTACGGTGGTGGCATTGTCTCT GGAGATTCTATTTCATGTAATTTTACTGTTGGTGATGGCTGCACCGCTGTCTTGACTACTCAAGCTTCAACAAAG GTCTACAAGTCAATGGGATCAAAGTGCTCTGAGCAGGTCTTAGAG GCGAGAGTGGGCAGTGATGCACTTTTGGCCATAATTCCAGATCCTGTTACATGTTTTTCCACAGCAAGGTACACTCAAAAACAAATCTTTAGGATGGTTGGTGACTCAAGTCTACTCGTGGTTGATTGGGTTACCAGTGGGCGCCATGAAAGTGGTGAAAAGTGGGATTTTGATATGTACAAGAGCACTAATAACATATTCCTTGAAGATGATGAGCCTCTGTTTCTTGATACG ATGCTTCTAGAGAAAGGAAGCATTTCTTCTATTGCAGAGCGTATGCAGGACTACCAAGTGATTGCAATGGTTGTATTTTGGGG ACCTAAGATGAAACATATTCAAAACCAAGTTCAAGaagatgtgagaaaaataatGACAGAGCAGTTACAATTTTCGTCTCCTGCCTCAGTTCACAAAAGGAAAAGAAACTCTAATCATTGCATTAACCAGCCGAACTTTATTGCTTCCTCAAGTGTTTTTGGTTCTGAG CATCTCAAATTTCTGAAGACCAAAATCAAGATATCATTGTTAGTAGTAATGTAA
- the LOC133800612 gene encoding urease accessory protein D isoform X3, whose amino-acid sequence METGRVAVEKVGGKSIVTRCYSKYPLKFIVPNKVGNSKTDAVWIYSLTYGGGIVSGDSISCNFTVGDGCTAVLTTQASTKVYKSMGSKCSEQVLEARVGSDALLAIIPDPVTCFSTARYTQKQIFRMVGDSSLLVVDWVTSGRHESGEKWDFDMYKSTNNIFLEDDEPLFLDTMLLEKGSISSIAERMQDYQVIAMVVFWGPKMKHIQNQVQEDVRKIMTEQLQFSSPASVHKRKRNSNHCINQPNFIASSSVFGSEINEIVSHICTGERGCCSNSCHDN is encoded by the exons atgGAAACGGGAAGAGTGGCGGTTGAGAAAGTTGGAGGAAAGTCAATAGTGACAAGATGCTATTCAAAGTATCCCTTAAAATTCATAGTACCCAACAAG GTGGGTAACTCCAAAACGGATGCTGTTTGGATTTATAGCCTCACCTACGGTGGTGGCATTGTCTCT GGAGATTCTATTTCATGTAATTTTACTGTTGGTGATGGCTGCACCGCTGTCTTGACTACTCAAGCTTCAACAAAG GTCTACAAGTCAATGGGATCAAAGTGCTCTGAGCAGGTCTTAGAG GCGAGAGTGGGCAGTGATGCACTTTTGGCCATAATTCCAGATCCTGTTACATGTTTTTCCACAGCAAGGTACACTCAAAAACAAATCTTTAGGATGGTTGGTGACTCAAGTCTACTCGTGGTTGATTGGGTTACCAGTGGGCGCCATGAAAGTGGTGAAAAGTGGGATTTTGATATGTACAAGAGCACTAATAACATATTCCTTGAAGATGATGAGCCTCTGTTTCTTGATACG ATGCTTCTAGAGAAAGGAAGCATTTCTTCTATTGCAGAGCGTATGCAGGACTACCAAGTGATTGCAATGGTTGTATTTTGGGG ACCTAAGATGAAACATATTCAAAACCAAGTTCAAGaagatgtgagaaaaataatGACAGAGCAGTTACAATTTTCGTCTCCTGCCTCAGTTCACAAAAGGAAAAGAAACTCTAATCATTGCATTAACCAGCCGAACTTTATTGCTTCCTCAAGTGTTTTTGGTTCTGAG ATAAATGAAATAGTTTCTCATATATGCACAGGGGAAAGGGGTTGTTGTTCGAATAGTTGCCACGACAACTGA
- the LOC133800612 gene encoding urease accessory protein D isoform X2, giving the protein METGRVAVEKVGGKSIVTRCYSKYPLKFIVPNKVGNSKTDAVWIYSLTYGGGIVSGDSISCNFTVGDGCTAVLTTQASTKSMGSKCSEQVLEARVGSDALLAIIPDPVTCFSTARYTQKQIFRMVGDSSLLVVDWVTSGRHESGEKWDFDMYKSTNNIFLEDDEPLFLDTMLLEKGSISSIAERMQDYQVIAMVVFWGPKMKHIQNQVQEDVRKIMTEQLQFSSPASVHKRKRNSNHCINQPNFIASSSVFGSEGKGVVVRIVATTTESAYRFLRHQLASLEPLLGVLPYN; this is encoded by the exons atgGAAACGGGAAGAGTGGCGGTTGAGAAAGTTGGAGGAAAGTCAATAGTGACAAGATGCTATTCAAAGTATCCCTTAAAATTCATAGTACCCAACAAG GTGGGTAACTCCAAAACGGATGCTGTTTGGATTTATAGCCTCACCTACGGTGGTGGCATTGTCTCT GGAGATTCTATTTCATGTAATTTTACTGTTGGTGATGGCTGCACCGCTGTCTTGACTACTCAAGCTTCAACAAAG TCAATGGGATCAAAGTGCTCTGAGCAGGTCTTAGAG GCGAGAGTGGGCAGTGATGCACTTTTGGCCATAATTCCAGATCCTGTTACATGTTTTTCCACAGCAAGGTACACTCAAAAACAAATCTTTAGGATGGTTGGTGACTCAAGTCTACTCGTGGTTGATTGGGTTACCAGTGGGCGCCATGAAAGTGGTGAAAAGTGGGATTTTGATATGTACAAGAGCACTAATAACATATTCCTTGAAGATGATGAGCCTCTGTTTCTTGATACG ATGCTTCTAGAGAAAGGAAGCATTTCTTCTATTGCAGAGCGTATGCAGGACTACCAAGTGATTGCAATGGTTGTATTTTGGGG ACCTAAGATGAAACATATTCAAAACCAAGTTCAAGaagatgtgagaaaaataatGACAGAGCAGTTACAATTTTCGTCTCCTGCCTCAGTTCACAAAAGGAAAAGAAACTCTAATCATTGCATTAACCAGCCGAACTTTATTGCTTCCTCAAGTGTTTTTGGTTCTGAG GGGAAAGGGGTTGTTGTTCGAATAGTTGCCACGACAACTGAATCTGCATACCGATTCTTACGGCATCAGTTAGCTAGCTTGGAACCACTACTTGGAGTATTACCATATAACTGA
- the LOC133800612 gene encoding urease accessory protein D isoform X1 translates to METGRVAVEKVGGKSIVTRCYSKYPLKFIVPNKVGNSKTDAVWIYSLTYGGGIVSGDSISCNFTVGDGCTAVLTTQASTKVYKSMGSKCSEQVLEARVGSDALLAIIPDPVTCFSTARYTQKQIFRMVGDSSLLVVDWVTSGRHESGEKWDFDMYKSTNNIFLEDDEPLFLDTMLLEKGSISSIAERMQDYQVIAMVVFWGPKMKHIQNQVQEDVRKIMTEQLQFSSPASVHKRKRNSNHCINQPNFIASSSVFGSEGKGVVVRIVATTTESAYRFLRHQLASLEPLLGVLPYN, encoded by the exons atgGAAACGGGAAGAGTGGCGGTTGAGAAAGTTGGAGGAAAGTCAATAGTGACAAGATGCTATTCAAAGTATCCCTTAAAATTCATAGTACCCAACAAG GTGGGTAACTCCAAAACGGATGCTGTTTGGATTTATAGCCTCACCTACGGTGGTGGCATTGTCTCT GGAGATTCTATTTCATGTAATTTTACTGTTGGTGATGGCTGCACCGCTGTCTTGACTACTCAAGCTTCAACAAAG GTCTACAAGTCAATGGGATCAAAGTGCTCTGAGCAGGTCTTAGAG GCGAGAGTGGGCAGTGATGCACTTTTGGCCATAATTCCAGATCCTGTTACATGTTTTTCCACAGCAAGGTACACTCAAAAACAAATCTTTAGGATGGTTGGTGACTCAAGTCTACTCGTGGTTGATTGGGTTACCAGTGGGCGCCATGAAAGTGGTGAAAAGTGGGATTTTGATATGTACAAGAGCACTAATAACATATTCCTTGAAGATGATGAGCCTCTGTTTCTTGATACG ATGCTTCTAGAGAAAGGAAGCATTTCTTCTATTGCAGAGCGTATGCAGGACTACCAAGTGATTGCAATGGTTGTATTTTGGGG ACCTAAGATGAAACATATTCAAAACCAAGTTCAAGaagatgtgagaaaaataatGACAGAGCAGTTACAATTTTCGTCTCCTGCCTCAGTTCACAAAAGGAAAAGAAACTCTAATCATTGCATTAACCAGCCGAACTTTATTGCTTCCTCAAGTGTTTTTGGTTCTGAG GGGAAAGGGGTTGTTGTTCGAATAGTTGCCACGACAACTGAATCTGCATACCGATTCTTACGGCATCAGTTAGCTAGCTTGGAACCACTACTTGGAGTATTACCATATAACTGA